The following nucleotide sequence is from Longimicrobium sp..
CGGCCCGACACCCCCACCGCCGCGGACGTGATCCACGACCTGCTCGGTGGGCTGGGCGTTCCGGTGGCGATGGGGTTCCCCTTCGGCCACGTCGAGGACAACTGGACGCTGCCCATGGGCATCCGCGCGCGCCTGGATGCGGACGCCGGGACGCTGGAGCTGGTGGAGGGGGCGGTGGTGTAAGGGGCCCTCACCCCCAGCGTCGCTCCGCGACGCATCCCCCTCCCCCAAAAACAGCCTGCGCGAGGGGGAGCGGAGTCGGCGCGGTGGGCGGGGGTCGAGGCGGGGCGAAGGGCGGGCGCGATAAATCGCGCCCCTACGGGTTTGGCGCGGCGAGCGGAGTTCTCCCCCTCGCCCGCCCTGCGCCCCCGCAGGCGGGGGAGGGGGCCGGGGGGAGGGGGCATTGGACCTGGGAGATCACATGGAAGGACGCTTCGCCGTGGGGGTGGAGGAGGGCGCGGATGGGGGATTCCTGGCGCACGGGCTGAACCTGCCGGGGTGCGCGGCGCCGGGGAGCTCGGCGGAGGCGGCGGTGCAGAACTTCGCGGCGGCGCTCCAGCAGTGGCTCCAGTTCATGGCCTTCATCGGGGAGCCGGTGCCCGAGGACGATGCCGAGCTGGAGGTGGCCGTGGACGAGTGGCTGGAGACGGAGGCGCGTGTGGGCGAGGGCGAGACCGTCGCCTGCTTCGCGGCGGACCTGCCGGCGCTGGGGGAGGCGGAGCTGCAGTCCGGCGTGCACCGGCTGGGCGAGCTGCGGGGGCTGCTGCTGGCGCGCATCCGCCGGCGACCGGACGCGGAGCTGGACGTGCCCGCGGAGGGCGGATGGACGGTGCGTCAGATCCTGGACGAGCTGGCCCGCGCGCAGTGGTGGCTCCTCAGCCGCCTCGGCG
It contains:
- a CDS encoding type II toxin-antitoxin system HicB family antitoxin gives rise to the protein MEGRFAVGVEEGADGGFLAHGLNLPGCAAPGSSAEAAVQNFAAALQQWLQFMAFIGEPVPEDDAELEVAVDEWLETEARVGEGETVACFAADLPALGEAELQSGVHRLGELRGLLLARIRRRPDAELDVPAEGGWTVRQILDELARAQWWLLSRLGATPMAETPELTVARLDTAMALVVQHLGHLPAERRGTRLVLEGEEWTPRKVLRRLLWLEWSLGRAALWALEPARSR